A genome region from Macaca nemestrina isolate mMacNem1 chromosome 20, mMacNem.hap1, whole genome shotgun sequence includes the following:
- the LOC105486910 gene encoding coiled-coil domain-containing protein 159 isoform X2, giving the protein MCDPLLAGLPRDPDYSASCLYSPPSSSSVCLPANVKCDKYWGFSSDKALERTAHWSRTPEPETLGRPASGDTVKSADCRPGWGSGPPPHEATPSPNPDLQKECCNDQDVLKRHHNVAKKPLETSSSKVKAKTIVMIPDSQKLLRCELESLKSQLQAQTKAFEFLNHSVTMLEKESCLQQIKIQQLEEVLSPTGRQGEKERHKRGMEQGQQELYGALAQGLQGLEKTLRDTEEVQRARTTRCLQLLAQEIRDSKKFLWEELELVREEVTFIYQKLQAQEDEISENLVNIQKMQKTQVKCRKILTKMKQQGHETTAWPETEEIPQGASDCWKDDLQKELSDIWSAVHVLQNSIDGLTMCSGARPKASSLRGHKGHRCLSPPLASWDSDSDSDQDLSQPPFSKSCRSFPPGADPPQSPPPPISLLTCP; this is encoded by the exons ATGTG CGACCCTCTTTTGGCCGGCCTACCCCGGGACCCTGACTACTCTGCGTCCTGCCTCTACTCACCTCCCTCATCCTCCAGCGTGTGTTTGCCTGCTAACGTGAAGTGTGACAAGTACTGGG GCTTTTCCTCGGACAAGGCTCTGGAGCGTACAGCTCACTGGTCCAGAACCCCAGAGCCAGAGACCTTGGGACGTCCTGCTTCTGGGGACACAGTGAAGAGTGCAGACTGCAGGCCAGGGTGGGGCTCGGGGCCTCCGCCACATGAGGCTACCCCCTCCCCCAATCCAGACCTGCAGAAGGAGTGCTGTAATGACCAGGACGTTTTGAAGAGGCATCACAACGTAGCTAAG AAGCCCTTGGAGACCAGCTCCTCCAAAGTCAAAG CCAAGACCATTGTGATGATTCCCGACTCCCAGAAGCTCCTGCGATGTGAACTTGAGTCACTCAAGAGCCAGCTACAGGCCCAGACCAAG GCTTTCGAGTTCCTGAACCACTCAGTGACCATGTTGGAGAAGGAGAGCTGCTTGCAGCAAATCAAGATTCAGCAGCTTGAAG AGGTGCTGAGCCCCACAGGCCgccagggagagaaggagaggcaCAAGAGGGGCATGGAGCAGGGCCAGCAGGAGCTGTATGGGGCCCTGGCCCAAGGCCTGCAGGGGCTGGAGAAGACCCTGCGTGACACTGAGGAGGTGCAGCGGGCCCGCACCACTCGCTgcctgcagctgctggcccaggaaATCCGGGACAG CAAGAAGTTCCTGTGGGAGGAACTGGAACTGGTGCGGGAGGAGGTGACCTTCATCTATCAGAAGCTCC AGGCGCAGGAGGATGAGATCTCAGAGAACCTGGTGAACattcagaaaatgcagaaaacGCAGGTGAAATGCCGCAAA ATCCTGACCAAGATGAAGCAGCAGGGTCATGAGACAACTGCCTGGCCGGAGACTGAAGAGATACCGCAGGGAGCCAGTGACTGCTGGAAGGATGACCTCCAGAAGGAACTGAGTGATATATG GTCTGCTGTGCACGTGCTGCAGAACTCCATAGACGGCCTCACCATGTGCTCGGGGGCCCGTCCCAAGGCCTCAAGCCTCAGGG GCCATAAGGGGCACCGGTGCCTGAGCCCTCCACTCGCCTCCTGGGACTCTGACTCCGACTCTGACCAGGACCTCTCCCAGCCACCTTTCAGCAAGAGCTGCCGCTCCTTCCCACCCGGTGCAGATCCTCCCCAGTCCCCCCCTCCACCCATTTCCCTCCTGACCTGCCCTTGA
- the LOC105486910 gene encoding coiled-coil domain-containing protein 159 isoform X11 — protein MIPDSQKLLRCELESLKSQLQAQTKAFEFLNHSVTMLEKESCLQQIKIQQLEEVLSPTGRQGEKERHKRGMEQGQQELYGALAQGLQGLEKTLRDTEEVQRARTTRCLQLLAQEIRDSKKFLWEELELVREEVTFIYQKLQAQEDEISENLVNIQKMQKTQVKCRKILTKMKQQGHETTAWPETEEIPQGASDCWKDDLQKELSDIWSAVHVLQNSIDGLTMCSGARPKASSLRGHKGHRCLSPPLASWDSDSDSDQDLSQPPFSKSCRSFPPGADPPQSPPPPISLLTCP, from the exons ATGATTCCCGACTCCCAGAAGCTCCTGCGATGTGAACTTGAGTCACTCAAGAGCCAGCTACAGGCCCAGACCAAG GCTTTCGAGTTCCTGAACCACTCAGTGACCATGTTGGAGAAGGAGAGCTGCTTGCAGCAAATCAAGATTCAGCAGCTTGAAG AGGTGCTGAGCCCCACAGGCCgccagggagagaaggagaggcaCAAGAGGGGCATGGAGCAGGGCCAGCAGGAGCTGTATGGGGCCCTGGCCCAAGGCCTGCAGGGGCTGGAGAAGACCCTGCGTGACACTGAGGAGGTGCAGCGGGCCCGCACCACTCGCTgcctgcagctgctggcccaggaaATCCGGGACAG CAAGAAGTTCCTGTGGGAGGAACTGGAACTGGTGCGGGAGGAGGTGACCTTCATCTATCAGAAGCTCC AGGCGCAGGAGGATGAGATCTCAGAGAACCTGGTGAACattcagaaaatgcagaaaacGCAGGTGAAATGCCGCAAA ATCCTGACCAAGATGAAGCAGCAGGGTCATGAGACAACTGCCTGGCCGGAGACTGAAGAGATACCGCAGGGAGCCAGTGACTGCTGGAAGGATGACCTCCAGAAGGAACTGAGTGATATATG GTCTGCTGTGCACGTGCTGCAGAACTCCATAGACGGCCTCACCATGTGCTCGGGGGCCCGTCCCAAGGCCTCAAGCCTCAGGG GCCATAAGGGGCACCGGTGCCTGAGCCCTCCACTCGCCTCCTGGGACTCTGACTCCGACTCTGACCAGGACCTCTCCCAGCCACCTTTCAGCAAGAGCTGCCGCTCCTTCCCACCCGGTGCAGATCCTCCCCAGTCCCCCCCTCCACCCATTTCCCTCCTGACCTGCCCTTGA
- the LOC105486910 gene encoding coiled-coil domain-containing protein 159 isoform X7, whose product MWLFLGQGSGAYSSLVQNPRARDLGTSCFWGHSEECRLQARKPLETSSSKVKAKTIVMIPDSQKLLRCELESLKSQLQAQTKAFEFLNHSVTMLEKESCLQQIKIQQLEEVLSPTGRQGEKERHKRGMEQGQQELYGALAQGLQGLEKTLRDTEEVQRARTTRCLQLLAQEIRDSKKFLWEELELVREEVTFIYQKLQAQEDEISENLVNIQKMQKTQVKCRKILTKMKQQGHETTAWPETEEIPQGASDCWKDDLQKELSDIWSAVHVLQNSIDGLTMCSGARPKASSLRGHKGHRCLSPPLASWDSDSDSDQDLSQPPFSKSCRSFPPGADPPQSPPPPISLLTCP is encoded by the exons ATGTG GCTTTTCCTCGGACAAGGCTCTGGAGCGTACAGCTCACTGGTCCAGAACCCCAGAGCCAGAGACCTTGGGACGTCCTGCTTCTGGGGACACAGTGAAGAGTGCAGACTGCAGGCCAGG AAGCCCTTGGAGACCAGCTCCTCCAAAGTCAAAG CCAAGACCATTGTGATGATTCCCGACTCCCAGAAGCTCCTGCGATGTGAACTTGAGTCACTCAAGAGCCAGCTACAGGCCCAGACCAAG GCTTTCGAGTTCCTGAACCACTCAGTGACCATGTTGGAGAAGGAGAGCTGCTTGCAGCAAATCAAGATTCAGCAGCTTGAAG AGGTGCTGAGCCCCACAGGCCgccagggagagaaggagaggcaCAAGAGGGGCATGGAGCAGGGCCAGCAGGAGCTGTATGGGGCCCTGGCCCAAGGCCTGCAGGGGCTGGAGAAGACCCTGCGTGACACTGAGGAGGTGCAGCGGGCCCGCACCACTCGCTgcctgcagctgctggcccaggaaATCCGGGACAG CAAGAAGTTCCTGTGGGAGGAACTGGAACTGGTGCGGGAGGAGGTGACCTTCATCTATCAGAAGCTCC AGGCGCAGGAGGATGAGATCTCAGAGAACCTGGTGAACattcagaaaatgcagaaaacGCAGGTGAAATGCCGCAAA ATCCTGACCAAGATGAAGCAGCAGGGTCATGAGACAACTGCCTGGCCGGAGACTGAAGAGATACCGCAGGGAGCCAGTGACTGCTGGAAGGATGACCTCCAGAAGGAACTGAGTGATATATG GTCTGCTGTGCACGTGCTGCAGAACTCCATAGACGGCCTCACCATGTGCTCGGGGGCCCGTCCCAAGGCCTCAAGCCTCAGGG GCCATAAGGGGCACCGGTGCCTGAGCCCTCCACTCGCCTCCTGGGACTCTGACTCCGACTCTGACCAGGACCTCTCCCAGCCACCTTTCAGCAAGAGCTGCCGCTCCTTCCCACCCGGTGCAGATCCTCCCCAGTCCCCCCCTCCACCCATTTCCCTCCTGACCTGCCCTTGA